One window from the genome of Diospyros lotus cultivar Yz01 chromosome 11, ASM1463336v1, whole genome shotgun sequence encodes:
- the LOC127813562 gene encoding FCS-Like Zinc finger 2-like — MESSSTKPARRSTCFIEEDDGLASLSVTEAAGHRRRLLCRALSTASSPRSLRFEQPQPHFLEACYLCSKPLPHNKDIFMYRGDTPFCSEECRREQIGIDEAKEKKWNLSDSMRALRKNQKNSQRNSSPTKAQDYPLQTGAVAAA; from the exons aTGGAGTCGTCTTCCACGAAGCCGGCCAGAAGGTCGACGTGTTTCATAGAAGAGGATGACGGACTCGCCTCTCTCTCCGTCACGGAAGCCGCCGGCCACCGCCGCCGCCTCTTGTGCCGGGCCCTCTCCACCGCCTCTTCTCCCAGATCTCTGAGATTTGAGCAACCGCAGCCCCATTTCTTGGAGGCGTGTTATCTCTGCAGCAAACCCCTTCCCCACAACAAAGACATCTTCATGTACAG AGGGGACACTCCATTCTGCAGCGAAGAGTGCAGAAGGGAACAGATAGGCATAGACGAAGCCAAGGAGAAGAAGTGGAACCTCTCAGACTCCATGAGAGCTCTGAGGAAAAACCAGAAGAATTCGCAGCGTAACTCCTCTCCAACCAAGGCCCAAGACTACCCTCTCCAAACAGGAGCTGTCGCAGCCGCCTAA